Genomic window (Egicoccus halophilus):
TCCGATGTGGTCGGCGAGCCGGCCGTCGCGCGTCGTCGGCTCCGCGTGGACCTCGAGGTCGGTGCCGCTGCGGACGGCGGTGCGCAACGCCGCTCGTGCCCCGGCGAGCAGGCCCTCGGTGTCCGGCGTGCCGGGTCGTTCCTGGCTGACGAGGCCGACCCGGGGCGCGGCGGTGAAGCCGGTGCCGGCGACGGCGTACGGCGCCCGCAGCGCCTGCAGCGTGCGTTCCGCCGTCAACCGGCCGGTGGCAGCGTCGACCCCGGGCAGGACGAGCGCGAACTCGTCGCCGAAGAGGCGGAACGTGCGCGCGGCCGAGTTCAGGTTGCACAACCGCTGGGCAGCCTGCCGCAGCAGTTCGTCCCCGGCTGCCGGGCCGAACGCGGCGTTGCACTCGCGCAGGCGCCCGACCTCGACCATGAGCACGGTGACGAGGTCGCCGTCGGCGACCGCGTCGGTCACGAGTCGCTCCAGGGCGTTCGCGTCCCGCAGGCCGGTGAGCGGATCGGCGCCGTCCCGGCCGGTGTTCCGGGCGTCGGCGACGGCGTTCTGCACCGCCACCGCGGCGATCTGGGCGTAGCCGGCCAGTTGCTGCAGCTGCTGGCCGACGGGTCGGCGTGGGGTGGGGAAGTAGACCCCGAACGAACCGAGCGCGCCCTGCAGTCCGATGATCGGTGTCGACCAGCACGCCCGCAGGCCACTGGCGACGGCGTCGGCGGCGAAGTCGCGCCATGCCGGGTCGGTCGGGATGTTCGCACTCACCACCGGCTGCAGCAGGGCGGCCGCCCGACCGCACGAGCCGACCCGGGGGTCCGGTGGGACTCCCTCGGCGAGGCGCTCGATCCAGGCGGCGGGCAGGGACGGAGCGGCGGCCACCCGCAGTCGGTCGTCGTCCCCGAGCAGCATCACGGACCCGAGGCTGCCCGGCAGGTCGGCCTCGATCATCTCGACGATCGTCTGCAACACGGTGCCCAGCGGCGCACCGGTGGAGGTCATCGCGAGACAGGCGGCGTATCCCGCGGGCAGCGTGGGGTGACCCATGCCAGGAGGACCTTTCTCGAGTCGGCGACAGCGGACGGGAACCCTCCCCATCGGCCGGAGGCAGCACGGGGCAAGGACCAGGGACGGCGCGACGGGGCGCGACCCGCCGGGGGCGGGCGAGTTCGAGCGCGCCCGGCAGGATTCGAACCTGCGACCGTCGGATTAGAAGTCCGGTGCTCTGTCCAGCTGAGCTACGGGCGCCCGTGCGCCGCGGAGGGTAGCGGTGGCCCGGGCGGGCCCGTCCGCTGCCGGCCGTCTGCACCTGCCCGTCGGCGCGGTGCGGTCACTGGTCGAGGATCGCCGCCATGTAGTCGGCCCAGATGGGAGCCGGGACCGCACCGCCGGTCACCCGCTCGTGATAGGTCCCGCCGATGGTGAGGTCCGTCAGCGGTTGCGGCTGCTCGAAGCCGACCCACGCCGCGGTCGAGTAGGGGCCGGCGAAGCCGACGAACCACGCGTCGGCGAAGTTCTGCGTCGTCCCGGTCTTGCCGTACGCCTCGCCGACGGTCCGGCCGACCACCGGCGCGGTCCCGCCGGACCCGGTCGGTTGCGCGAGCAGGCTGCGCATCTCGCCGGCACGGTGCGAGGCGAGCACCCGCTCACAGCGCGGCTCGTGCTGATAGACGACCTCGCCCCAACGGTTCTCGATCCGCTCGATCAGGTACGGCGCGCAGTAGACGCCGTCGTTGGCCCACACCCCGTAGGCGGCAGCCACCTCGAGCGGGAACATCTCGGCCGTACCCAGCGCGATGGAGCACGACCGGGTGCCGAAGCCGTCGAGGCTGGGGGCGTTGCGGATGCCGTGTTCGCGCGCCGACTCGACGACCCGGTCGATGCCGAGGTCGCGGGCGAGCTTGACGAAGTAGACGTTGTTCGACGTGCGCATGGCTTCGACGAGATCCATCTCGCCGGTGTCGGCGCCGTCGAAGTTGCGGGGCTCGTAGTCCTCGCCGGGGTCACCGCAGCCCTCGACCGGTTCGCCCGACGGCGTGTCGTACTCGTCCTCGAACTGCACGCCGTCCTGCAGGGCGGCCGCCGCGACGATCGGCTTGAAGGCGGAGCCCGGCTGCCGACCGGAACCGCCGGCGTCCGGCATGGCCGGGTTGACCTGGGTGGTCACGCACGGCTCGTCGTCGTCGGCGTCCTCGGGGCAGGCCCCGAACTGGCGCGGGCCCAGCGCGAGCGCGCGCAGGGCACCGGACTCGTGTTCGATGGTGATCAGGGAGCCGAGCGGGTCCTCGACCGGGTCGTCGAGGTAGCTGGACAGGGTCTCGCTCGCCTGGGCGTGCATGGCGGGGTCGAGGGTGGTGTAGATCCGCAGGCCGCCCTCGAACAGCGCGTCGATGCGCTCGTCCCGGGTGGCCCCGACGGCCTCCTGCAGGCCGGGCTGCAGGGTCACGTTCTGGTCGTAGACCAGGCGCTTGACGTAGTCGATCCAGAACGGCTCGGCGACCTCACGGCTGCGGATGTCGAGCTCGATGCCCTCCGTGCGGGCCTGTTCGACCTGTTCGGCGTCGATCATGCCCTGGAACTGCATCCGCGACAGGACCACGTTGCGTCGACGTTCGGCGGC
Coding sequences:
- a CDS encoding transglycosylase domain-containing protein; translation: MSFQTFGRGLRSLTGVLVVVFVLGLLALAPVMPFVIAAADTVDATRDQVVDRPPLPEQLPVAAEISTVHEAGGERIADLSGVERREVVALEQIPQVMIDAVLAIEDDEFYEHNGVNHQSVLRALARNVAAGGIEEGASTITQQYVKMTLLDPQQTLDRKMHEVVWAVELEQRLSKDEILERYLNAVYLGQGVYGVGTAAEHYFNKPVEDLTLAEAATLAGTIQAPSVTNPVSNAEAAERRRNVVLSRMQFQGMIDAEQVEQARTEGIELDIRSREVAEPFWIDYVKRLVYDQNVTLQPGLQEAVGATRDERIDALFEGGLRIYTTLDPAMHAQASETLSSYLDDPVEDPLGSLITIEHESGALRALALGPRQFGACPEDADDDEPCVTTQVNPAMPDAGGSGRQPGSAFKPIVAAAALQDGVQFEDEYDTPSGEPVEGCGDPGEDYEPRNFDGADTGEMDLVEAMRTSNNVYFVKLARDLGIDRVVESAREHGIRNAPSLDGFGTRSCSIALGTAEMFPLEVAAAYGVWANDGVYCAPYLIERIENRWGEVVYQHEPRCERVLASHRAGEMRSLLAQPTGSGGTAPVVGRTVGEAYGKTGTTQNFADAWFVGFAGPYSTAAWVGFEQPQPLTDLTIGGTYHERVTGGAVPAPIWADYMAAILDQ